A stretch of Janibacter endophyticus DNA encodes these proteins:
- a CDS encoding DUF3817 domain-containing protein yields the protein MTQPTRTQTTPDQLRTALTIFRVTAIIAGLAMFVLILEMVLKYGMDNDVLTWWSPVHGLIFMVFAAATANLGLKVGWSVGRMILILVLACIPFLAFVEERRVVREVEPLTR from the coding sequence ATGACCCAGCCGACCAGGACCCAGACCACGCCGGATCAGCTCCGCACGGCGCTGACGATCTTCCGCGTCACCGCGATCATCGCGGGTCTGGCGATGTTCGTGCTCATCCTCGAGATGGTCCTCAAGTACGGGATGGACAACGACGTGCTCACGTGGTGGAGCCCGGTGCACGGCCTGATCTTCATGGTCTTCGCCGCGGCGACCGCAAACCTCGGCCTCAAGGTCGGCTGGTCCGTGGGCCGGATGATCCTCATCCTCGTGCTCGCGTGCATCCCCTTCCTCGCCTTCGTCGAGGAGCGTCGGGTCGTCCGCGAGGTCGAGCCGCTCACCCGCTGA
- a CDS encoding Mur ligase family protein — protein MLRTTAAVIAGKAARTAARLRGGGTGGSALPGLVAERVDPGFLAHALRDVPQVVVVSGTNGKTTTTKMLVALLRAHGKQVFTNPTGSNFTRGVISAMLAELPLRGRLQADLAVLELDEAHALHFAKAVAPTHALLLNVARDQLDRFAEIDHTARLLSTLAGQTTTGVVLNVDDPYVNRIAADLAPGVEVRWFGLDESIADRLGELQEQDVREQAEYTPPAAGTGDGFLRPVDEQQLEILFGRQGEGGSVGPVTLRQRGLAAMINATAATTTARMLLGGSFRPDAAEHSLRTVQPPFGRGEVIDADGQPLELVLVKNPAGFTVALSTYGSTPSATMIAINDDYADGRDVSWLYDVDFSSLRDKGVALTSGVRGWDMALRLQYDDVPVASTETDLERALTTFLADHRDEPKRIFTSYTAMLSLRRLLSQRYDLPEMGEDAQDSKEAGA, from the coding sequence GTGCTGAGAACCACCGCCGCCGTCATCGCCGGCAAGGCCGCGCGCACCGCCGCCCGGCTCCGAGGAGGCGGGACCGGCGGGTCGGCGCTCCCCGGGCTCGTCGCCGAGCGGGTCGACCCCGGATTCCTGGCCCACGCCCTGCGGGACGTACCCCAGGTCGTCGTCGTCTCCGGCACCAACGGCAAGACGACGACGACGAAGATGCTCGTCGCGCTCCTGCGCGCCCACGGCAAGCAGGTCTTCACCAACCCGACCGGGAGCAACTTCACGCGCGGCGTGATCTCCGCGATGCTCGCCGAGCTGCCCCTGCGTGGCCGGCTCCAGGCCGATCTCGCGGTCCTCGAGCTCGACGAGGCGCACGCGCTCCACTTCGCGAAGGCGGTCGCGCCCACCCACGCGCTGCTGCTCAACGTCGCCCGCGACCAGCTCGACCGTTTCGCCGAGATCGACCACACCGCACGGCTGCTCAGCACGCTCGCCGGCCAGACGACGACCGGTGTCGTGCTCAACGTCGACGACCCCTACGTCAACCGCATCGCCGCCGACCTCGCGCCAGGCGTCGAGGTGCGCTGGTTCGGGCTCGACGAGTCCATCGCCGACCGCCTCGGCGAGCTCCAGGAGCAGGACGTCCGCGAGCAGGCCGAGTACACCCCGCCTGCGGCCGGGACCGGCGACGGCTTCCTCCGCCCGGTCGACGAGCAGCAGCTCGAGATCCTCTTCGGTCGCCAGGGCGAAGGGGGGTCCGTCGGCCCGGTCACCCTGCGGCAGCGGGGTCTGGCCGCGATGATCAACGCGACCGCCGCGACGACGACCGCCCGGATGCTCCTGGGCGGCAGCTTCCGCCCCGACGCCGCCGAGCACTCGCTGCGGACGGTTCAGCCCCCCTTCGGCCGGGGTGAGGTGATCGACGCCGACGGCCAGCCGCTCGAGCTCGTCCTCGTGAAGAACCCCGCCGGATTCACCGTCGCCCTGAGCACGTACGGGTCGACGCCGAGCGCGACGATGATCGCGATCAACGACGACTACGCCGATGGCCGCGACGTCTCCTGGCTCTACGACGTCGACTTCTCCTCCTTGCGGGACAAGGGAGTTGCGCTCACCTCCGGGGTGCGCGGCTGGGACATGGCGCTGCGGCTCCAGTACGACGACGTGCCCGTCGCCTCGACCGAGACCGACCTCGAGCGGGCGCTCACGACCTTCCTCGCGGACCACCGCGACGAGCCGAAGCGGATCTTCACGTCGTACACGGCGATGCTCTCCCTGCGCCGGCTGCTCTCGCAGCGCTACGACCTGCCGGAGATGGGCGAGGACGCCCAGGACAGCAAGGAGGCGGGCGCGTGA
- a CDS encoding PIG-L deacetylase family protein, whose translation MTSQTPGRRTLVALHAHPDDEALLTAGTMARAAAQGHRVVLVVATDGALGLADETFGTTGDALASTRSRELAASAEALGVARVVELGYADSGSGPELYPDPPGRTRFARTPLTEAADRVAAVLAEERADVLLTYDRNGGYGHRDHVRVHEVGAEAARRHREASGLPLRVLEATVPRDTMTRALDLVAKVYRFPPELDRASFDHAYSARAEITHRISVRRHIRAKRASMRAHASQASGGDSRTLGAFLRIPRPLYDLVFAREWYRDPDLPPGSTIRRDVFEDVR comes from the coding sequence ATGACCTCGCAGACCCCGGGTCGCCGGACGCTCGTCGCCCTGCACGCCCACCCCGACGACGAGGCCCTCCTCACCGCCGGCACGATGGCCCGGGCGGCGGCGCAGGGCCACCGCGTCGTCCTCGTGGTCGCCACCGACGGCGCCCTCGGCCTGGCCGACGAGACCTTCGGCACGACGGGGGACGCCCTCGCCTCGACCCGCAGCCGGGAGCTCGCCGCGAGCGCCGAGGCGCTCGGCGTCGCCCGGGTCGTCGAGCTCGGCTACGCCGACTCCGGCAGCGGTCCCGAGCTCTACCCCGACCCGCCCGGACGCACCCGATTCGCCCGCACGCCGCTGACCGAGGCCGCAGACCGCGTCGCCGCTGTCCTCGCCGAGGAGCGCGCCGACGTCCTGCTCACCTACGACCGCAACGGCGGCTACGGGCACCGCGACCACGTCCGCGTCCACGAGGTCGGGGCGGAGGCGGCCCGCCGGCACCGCGAGGCGAGCGGGCTGCCCCTTCGCGTCCTCGAGGCGACGGTCCCCCGCGACACGATGACCCGGGCCCTCGACCTCGTCGCGAAGGTCTACCGCTTCCCGCCCGAGCTCGACCGGGCCTCCTTCGACCACGCCTACTCGGCCCGGGCCGAGATCACCCATCGCATCTCGGTCCGCCGGCACATCCGGGCCAAGCGCGCGTCGATGCGCGCCCACGCGAGCCAGGCCAGCGGCGGCGACTCCCGCACGCTCGGGGCCTTCCTGCGCATCCCGCGCCCGCTCTACGACCTCGTCTTCGCGCGCGAGTGGTACCGCGACCCCGATCTCCCGCCCGGCTCGACGATCCGGCGCGACGTCTTCGAGGACGTCCGATGA
- a CDS encoding lysylphosphatidylglycerol synthase transmembrane domain-containing protein, translating to MTAAPTSPRRIPVKRVVQAVVGLGLAAVLLIWGLPYFAQTSWGEVFGVLGTVHPAQALLFTALVVAGLYCYTFVMVGAMPGLSHPRALILNLCGSSVSNLLPGGGAVGLAATYTIAKSWGFSAARVTTMAVVTGVWNILSRAALPIIAIFGLSWGAKDLPSRMEEAAWAAIITGGIVLAVFVLAVATDRGARLAGSTIDRGIRLVRRSHTDKVETTLADLRSRIADTVQTGWLKMTLGMVGFFGLYYVLFLLCTRATGTDLPFGQLFAAYAIGRLLTAVGVTPGGLGVTETGTAAALVAWGADPAAAMAGVVLFSIFTHLLEVPLGALGWLAWSLMPKASGEELEDA from the coding sequence ATGACCGCCGCCCCCACGAGCCCCCGCCGTATACCGGTCAAGCGCGTCGTCCAGGCCGTCGTCGGGCTGGGACTCGCCGCGGTCCTGCTCATCTGGGGCCTGCCCTACTTCGCGCAGACGTCGTGGGGCGAGGTCTTCGGCGTCCTCGGCACGGTCCACCCGGCGCAGGCGCTGCTCTTCACCGCCCTCGTCGTCGCGGGGCTCTACTGCTACACCTTCGTCATGGTCGGGGCGATGCCTGGCCTGAGCCACCCCCGTGCGCTCATCCTCAACCTCTGCGGCTCGTCGGTGAGCAACCTCCTGCCCGGCGGGGGCGCGGTAGGCCTGGCGGCGACGTACACGATCGCGAAGTCCTGGGGATTCTCCGCCGCTCGCGTCACGACGATGGCCGTGGTCACCGGGGTGTGGAACATCCTCTCCCGTGCCGCCCTGCCGATCATCGCGATCTTCGGGCTCTCCTGGGGCGCAAAGGATCTGCCGTCGCGGATGGAGGAGGCCGCCTGGGCCGCGATCATCACCGGCGGCATCGTCCTGGCCGTCTTCGTGCTGGCCGTCGCGACCGACCGTGGTGCCCGGCTCGCGGGCAGCACGATCGACCGCGGCATCCGGCTCGTCCGCCGCAGCCACACCGACAAGGTCGAGACCACCCTCGCCGACCTCCGCAGCCGCATCGCCGACACCGTCCAGACCGGCTGGCTGAAGATGACGCTCGGGATGGTCGGCTTCTTCGGTCTCTACTACGTGCTCTTCCTGCTCTGCACGCGCGCGACCGGCACCGACCTCCCCTTCGGTCAGCTCTTCGCGGCCTACGCGATCGGGCGGCTGCTCACGGCCGTCGGGGTGACGCCGGGGGGGCTCGGGGTCACCGAGACGGGCACGGCGGCGGCGCTCGTCGCGTGGGGCGCCGACCCGGCGGCGGCGATGGCCGGGGTCGTGCTCTTCTCGATCTTCACGCACCTCCTGGAGGTGCCGCTCGGGGCGCTCGGCTGGCTCGCGTGGTCGCTCATGCCCAAGGCGAGCGGCGAGGAGCTCGAGGACGCCTGA
- a CDS encoding SURF1 family protein, whose amino-acid sequence MLRTATRPRWLGLLVLALVLAALAVFLGRWQWAAAHDKAREDAVREVQERPVEPITEAIKPLESFPDDGSGQRVRAKGEYVAEGGFVVVDRLLDGRHGGWAVERFVVAGTGANLPVVRGWLPPDQEPPEPPTGELEIVASLAPGEAPDTRIDLPEGRASTIDLGRLVNAWPGELYNGFGFAMEERTGGADVAPVGLERVPPPLPDTSIDWRNASYAAQWYVVAAFVLWMWWRMMRQEARRERDADEAPDPAGTPAAATSSNASDPGES is encoded by the coding sequence GTGCTGAGGACCGCGACCCGACCCCGGTGGCTGGGTCTGCTCGTCCTCGCGCTCGTGCTTGCCGCCCTCGCCGTCTTCCTCGGGAGGTGGCAGTGGGCCGCCGCGCACGACAAGGCGCGCGAGGACGCCGTCCGGGAGGTCCAGGAGCGTCCCGTCGAGCCGATCACCGAGGCGATCAAGCCGCTCGAGTCCTTCCCCGACGACGGGTCCGGCCAACGGGTGCGGGCGAAGGGGGAGTACGTCGCCGAGGGCGGTTTCGTGGTCGTCGACCGGCTGCTCGACGGGCGTCACGGGGGCTGGGCGGTCGAGCGCTTCGTCGTCGCGGGGACCGGGGCCAACCTGCCGGTGGTCCGGGGCTGGCTGCCGCCCGACCAGGAGCCGCCGGAGCCGCCGACCGGCGAGCTCGAGATCGTTGCCTCGCTGGCACCGGGAGAGGCCCCGGACACCCGTATCGACCTGCCGGAGGGGCGAGCCTCGACGATCGACCTCGGCCGGCTCGTCAACGCCTGGCCGGGCGAGCTCTACAACGGCTTCGGCTTCGCCATGGAGGAGCGTACGGGCGGCGCAGACGTCGCCCCGGTCGGTCTCGAGCGCGTCCCGCCGCCGCTGCCGGACACCTCGATCGACTGGCGCAACGCCAGCTACGCCGCCCAGTGGTACGTCGTCGCCGCCTTCGTCCTCTGGATGTGGTGGCGGATGATGCGGCAGGAGGCCCGCCGCGAGCGCGACGCCGACGAGGCTCCCGACCCGGCCGGCACGCCCGCGGCCGCCACTTCGTCCAACGCCTCAGACCCAGGAGAGTCATGA
- a CDS encoding type 1 glutamine amidotransferase: MNQRDVTILGEPEKSGLPADPGQEGKGEIHLVHLYPREMSIYGDLGNTRCLAARIRRHGYVPVVHQHHPGEPFPEQVDLVVGGGGQDSGQVKVEADLAAIGERLRSLADEGAAMLMICGMYQLFGNAFITVEGKRLPGLGILDVTTQGNEKRMIGPVVLSTDHGDVVGYENHSGSTTLGAGQAPFGRVRHGMGNNGSDGTEGAIRDHVVGSYLHGPVLPANPQLADALIGWAAEHATGSPFVPGELDDTVAREAQQRQVRRLLA, from the coding sequence GTGAACCAGCGTGACGTCACGATCCTCGGCGAGCCGGAGAAGTCCGGCCTGCCCGCCGACCCCGGCCAGGAGGGCAAGGGCGAGATCCACCTCGTGCACCTCTACCCGCGCGAGATGAGCATCTACGGCGACCTCGGCAACACCCGCTGCCTCGCGGCCCGGATCCGGCGCCACGGCTACGTGCCCGTCGTCCACCAGCACCACCCGGGCGAGCCCTTCCCCGAGCAGGTCGACCTCGTCGTCGGCGGAGGCGGCCAGGACTCAGGCCAGGTCAAGGTCGAGGCCGACCTCGCCGCGATCGGTGAGCGCCTCCGCTCGCTCGCCGACGAGGGCGCCGCGATGCTCATGATCTGCGGCATGTACCAGCTCTTCGGCAACGCCTTCATCACCGTCGAGGGCAAGCGCCTGCCGGGCCTGGGCATCCTCGACGTCACGACCCAGGGCAACGAGAAGCGGATGATCGGCCCCGTCGTGCTCTCCACCGACCACGGCGACGTCGTCGGCTACGAGAACCACTCCGGCTCCACCACGCTCGGCGCCGGCCAGGCCCCCTTCGGCCGGGTGCGCCACGGCATGGGCAACAACGGGAGCGACGGCACCGAGGGCGCGATCCGCGACCACGTCGTCGGCTCCTACCTCCACGGCCCGGTCCTGCCCGCCAACCCCCAGCTCGCCGACGCCCTCATCGGCTGGGCCGCCGAGCACGCGACGGGATCCCCCTTCGTCCCCGGAGAGCTCGACGACACGGTCGCCCGCGAGGCCCAGCAGCGGCAGGTCCGGCGGCTGCTGGCCTGA
- the guaA gene encoding glutamine-hydrolyzing GMP synthase, with translation MTDSLKQHPVLVVDFGAQYAQLIARRVREANVYSEVVPHEMTAEEMLAKEPAAIILSGGPSSVYEEGAPRLDAALLQAGVPVFGMCYGFQSMAQALGGTVAKTGLREFGSTRAQVTDRESTLFNGQPEDQSVWMSHGDSVTEAPEGMTVTATTSGAPVAAFEDDERRLYGVQWHPEVMHSTFGQRVLENFLHRGAGLPGDWTASNVVDDQVAAIREQVGEDRVLCALSGGVDSSVAAALVQRAVGDQLTCVFVDHGLLRQGEAEQVEQDFVAATGVDLVVVDAKEQFLTALAGVTEPEAKRKIIGREFIRVFEQAARDVVEDRGDAEHPVKWLVQGTLYPDVVESGGGSGTANIKSHHNVGGLPDDLQFSLVEPLRALFKDEVRQVGRELGVPDAIVDRQPFPGPGLGIRIIGEVNEDNLDILRRADAIAREELTEAGLDKEIWQCPVVLLADVRSVGVQGDGRTYGHPVVLRPVSSEDAMTADWTRVPFDVLAQISTRITNEVEEVNRVVLDVTSKPPGTIEWE, from the coding sequence GTGACGGATTCGCTCAAGCAGCACCCGGTCCTCGTCGTCGACTTCGGTGCCCAGTACGCCCAGCTCATCGCCCGACGGGTCCGTGAGGCCAACGTCTACAGCGAGGTCGTCCCGCACGAGATGACCGCGGAGGAGATGCTCGCCAAGGAGCCGGCCGCGATCATCCTCTCCGGAGGCCCCAGCTCGGTCTACGAGGAGGGCGCGCCGCGCCTCGACGCCGCGCTGCTGCAGGCCGGGGTCCCGGTCTTCGGCATGTGCTACGGCTTCCAGTCGATGGCGCAGGCGCTCGGCGGCACCGTCGCCAAGACCGGTCTGCGCGAGTTCGGCAGCACCCGTGCCCAGGTCACCGACCGGGAGTCGACCCTCTTCAACGGGCAGCCCGAGGACCAGTCGGTGTGGATGAGCCACGGGGACTCCGTCACCGAGGCCCCCGAGGGCATGACCGTCACCGCGACCACCTCCGGCGCCCCTGTCGCCGCCTTCGAGGACGACGAGCGTCGGCTCTACGGGGTCCAGTGGCATCCCGAGGTCATGCACTCGACCTTCGGCCAGCGGGTGCTCGAGAACTTCCTGCACCGTGGCGCCGGGCTGCCCGGCGACTGGACCGCGAGCAACGTCGTTGACGACCAGGTCGCCGCGATCCGCGAGCAGGTCGGTGAGGACCGTGTCCTGTGCGCCCTCTCCGGCGGCGTCGACTCCTCCGTCGCGGCCGCGCTCGTCCAGCGTGCCGTCGGCGACCAGCTGACCTGCGTCTTCGTCGACCACGGGCTGCTGCGGCAGGGCGAGGCCGAGCAGGTCGAGCAGGACTTCGTCGCGGCGACCGGCGTCGACCTCGTCGTCGTCGACGCCAAGGAGCAGTTCCTCACCGCCCTCGCCGGCGTGACCGAGCCCGAGGCGAAGCGCAAGATCATCGGTCGCGAGTTCATCCGGGTCTTCGAGCAGGCGGCACGCGACGTGGTCGAGGACCGCGGCGACGCTGAGCACCCGGTGAAGTGGCTCGTCCAGGGCACGCTCTACCCCGATGTCGTCGAGTCCGGCGGCGGTTCCGGCACGGCCAACATCAAGAGCCACCACAACGTCGGCGGCCTGCCCGACGACCTGCAGTTCAGCCTCGTCGAGCCGCTGCGTGCGCTCTTCAAGGACGAGGTGCGCCAGGTCGGTCGCGAGCTCGGCGTGCCCGACGCGATCGTCGACCGCCAGCCCTTCCCGGGGCCCGGCCTGGGTATCCGGATCATCGGCGAGGTCAACGAGGACAACCTCGACATCCTCCGCCGGGCCGACGCGATCGCCCGCGAGGAGCTCACCGAGGCCGGTCTCGACAAGGAGATCTGGCAGTGCCCGGTCGTCCTGCTCGCCGACGTCCGCTCGGTCGGCGTCCAGGGCGACGGCCGCACCTACGGGCACCCGGTCGTCCTCCGGCCCGTTTCCTCCGAGGACGCGATGACCGCGGACTGGACGCGCGTCCCCTTCGACGTCCTCGCCCAGATCTCGACCCGGATCACCAACGAGGTCGAAGAGGTCAACCGGGTCGTCCTCGACGTCACCTCCAAGCCGCCGGGCACCATCGAGTGGGAGTGA
- a CDS encoding MBL fold metallo-hydrolase has protein sequence MATVRTIETSSLGDRSYLAHDGEVAFVVDPQRDVDRVLRLAEEEGVRITHVLETHIHNDYVTGGLVLAERTGAAYHVNADDEVSFERVGVRDGDVIEVSPSLRVRVVHTPGHTFTHLSYVLEATAEGDAVAFTGGSLLFGTTGRPDLLGQAHAEELARHQHASAHRLVDEVPDSAAVMPTHGFGSFCSATQSDADESTIGRERTANPALTQDVETYVRETLDGLDLYPAYYAHMGPANASGPPEADLTVPVRADKVELARRIDAGEWVVDLRTRRAFAAGHVPGTYNVGLDGQMSTWVGWVVPWGAPVTLLGESEDEVAEAVRELARIGYDNTAASATGGPREWTDGDLATLQRADFGDLLQVRHHRPVVVLDVRNPKEHAQEHLDGAVSIPLGQLVDRVADVPDGEVWVHCASGYRASVAASILAARGRQVVVIDDDFDKAGQAGLVIVGS, from the coding sequence ATGGCAACCGTCCGCACGATCGAGACGAGCTCGCTCGGGGACCGGAGCTATCTCGCGCACGACGGAGAGGTCGCCTTTGTCGTCGACCCGCAGCGCGACGTCGACCGGGTCCTCCGGCTCGCGGAGGAGGAGGGGGTGCGGATCACACACGTCCTGGAGACCCACATCCACAACGACTACGTCACGGGCGGGCTCGTGCTCGCCGAGCGCACCGGCGCGGCCTATCACGTCAACGCCGACGACGAGGTCTCCTTCGAGCGGGTCGGCGTGCGCGACGGTGACGTCATCGAGGTGTCCCCGTCGTTGCGGGTCCGGGTGGTCCACACGCCCGGCCACACCTTCACCCACCTCAGCTACGTCCTCGAGGCGACGGCCGAGGGTGACGCGGTGGCCTTCACCGGCGGTTCGCTCCTCTTCGGCACGACCGGTCGGCCGGATCTCCTCGGCCAGGCCCACGCCGAGGAGCTCGCCCGGCACCAGCACGCCTCTGCCCACCGGCTCGTCGACGAGGTCCCTGACTCCGCCGCGGTCATGCCCACCCACGGCTTCGGCTCCTTCTGCTCCGCGACCCAGAGCGACGCCGACGAGTCGACGATCGGCCGAGAGCGGACCGCGAACCCCGCCCTGACCCAGGACGTGGAGACCTACGTCCGAGAGACCCTCGACGGGCTCGACCTCTATCCCGCCTACTACGCGCACATGGGCCCCGCGAACGCCTCCGGCCCCCCGGAGGCCGACCTCACGGTCCCGGTCCGCGCGGACAAGGTCGAGCTCGCGAGGCGGATCGACGCCGGGGAGTGGGTCGTCGACCTGCGCACCCGCAGGGCCTTCGCCGCCGGTCATGTGCCGGGCACGTACAACGTCGGGCTCGACGGTCAGATGTCGACGTGGGTGGGCTGGGTGGTCCCGTGGGGTGCCCCCGTCACCCTCCTCGGGGAGAGCGAGGACGAGGTCGCCGAGGCCGTCCGTGAGCTCGCCCGGATCGGCTACGACAACACTGCGGCCAGCGCGACCGGGGGACCGCGGGAGTGGACCGACGGCGACCTCGCGACCCTGCAGCGCGCGGACTTCGGCGATCTCCTGCAGGTGCGGCACCACCGGCCGGTCGTGGTCCTCGATGTCCGCAACCCCAAGGAGCACGCCCAGGAGCACCTCGACGGCGCCGTGAGCATCCCGCTCGGGCAGCTCGTCGACCGGGTGGCCGACGTCCCCGACGGTGAGGTCTGGGTCCACTGCGCGAGCGGGTACCGCGCCTCTGTCGCCGCGTCGATCCTCGCCGCCCGTGGGCGCCAGGTCGTCGTGATCGACGACGACTTCGACAAGGCCGGGCAGGCCGGTCTGGTGATCGTCGGGTCCTGA
- a CDS encoding NUDIX domain-containing protein, which produces MSVRLRVAPAGGTEATVIPLRHGLDPRSALAEVGWHDPTYLRAARPSGEPGVVVIDVEASPGEAVAADEPAATAADPALEIAAGEVAVPHQRLAAYAVVVEEGAVLLTQLSERVHLVPGWWNLPGGGVDPGEDPVDGVVREVWEETDQRLEPGELIDVHTQHWLGRAPSGVLEDFQAIRLIFAGRVRQPTEPVIHDVGGSTAQARWVPQAELDDLPLVQTIALLRQAGRL; this is translated from the coding sequence ATGAGCGTCCGGCTGAGGGTCGCCCCCGCCGGGGGGACCGAGGCGACGGTCATCCCCCTTCGTCATGGTCTGGACCCGAGGTCCGCGCTGGCGGAGGTGGGCTGGCACGACCCGACCTACCTGCGGGCCGCCCGACCCTCCGGTGAGCCCGGCGTCGTCGTCATCGACGTCGAGGCGAGCCCGGGGGAGGCGGTGGCCGCCGACGAGCCCGCCGCGACCGCCGCCGACCCGGCCCTCGAGATCGCCGCCGGCGAGGTCGCCGTGCCGCACCAGCGGCTCGCCGCCTACGCGGTCGTCGTCGAGGAGGGCGCCGTGCTGCTCACCCAGCTCTCCGAGCGAGTCCACCTCGTCCCTGGCTGGTGGAACCTCCCCGGCGGAGGTGTCGACCCGGGCGAGGACCCGGTCGACGGTGTCGTCCGCGAGGTGTGGGAGGAGACCGACCAGCGGCTCGAGCCCGGCGAGCTCATCGACGTGCACACCCAGCACTGGCTGGGTCGGGCGCCGAGCGGGGTGCTCGAGGACTTCCAGGCGATCCGGCTCATCTTCGCCGGACGGGTGCGGCAGCCGACCGAGCCCGTGATCCACGACGTCGGCGGCTCGACCGCCCAGGCCCGGTGGGTGCCGCAGGCCGAGCTCGACGACCTGCCGCTCGTCCAGACGATCGCCCTGCTCCGCCAGGCCGGGCGGCTGTGA
- a CDS encoding lysophospholipid acyltransferase family protein codes for MSSPGMAAAEWFLRRVAVGPPLRAYLRLTVEGREHVPQTGPVIIASNHLSFVDSMVVPLAAGRTVGFLGKAEYVTGTGAKGWLSRLWFGEFGGMIPVDRDDPRGAARSLELAEEQLRSGGAFGIYPEGTRSRDGRLYRGKPGVGRLAVATGAPVVPCALIGTDRVQPVGAKGLRPHRVTVRFAPPVDVAGLSEEHVKSRLHRAITDATMDAIAQRSPQVRADTFADRT; via the coding sequence GTGAGCTCACCGGGGATGGCCGCCGCCGAGTGGTTCCTCCGTCGCGTGGCGGTGGGGCCACCCCTTCGCGCCTATCTCCGGCTCACCGTCGAGGGACGTGAGCATGTCCCGCAGACGGGACCGGTGATCATCGCGAGCAACCACCTGAGCTTCGTCGACTCGATGGTCGTCCCGCTGGCCGCGGGGCGCACGGTCGGCTTCCTCGGCAAGGCCGAGTACGTCACGGGCACGGGGGCGAAGGGGTGGCTGAGCCGCCTCTGGTTCGGCGAGTTCGGGGGGATGATCCCGGTCGATCGCGACGACCCGCGGGGGGCCGCGCGCTCGCTGGAGCTCGCCGAGGAGCAGCTGCGGTCGGGGGGAGCCTTCGGGATCTACCCCGAGGGCACGCGCTCGCGCGACGGGCGGCTGTACCGGGGCAAGCCGGGGGTCGGCCGGCTGGCCGTCGCGACAGGGGCCCCCGTGGTCCCGTGCGCCCTCATCGGCACCGATCGCGTCCAGCCCGTCGGGGCGAAGGGGCTGCGTCCCCACCGCGTGACGGTGCGCTTCGCGCCCCCGGTGGACGTCGCGGGACTGTCCGAGGAGCACGTCAAGAGCCGTCTGCACCGGGCGATCACCGACGCGACGATGGACGCGATCGCGCAGCGCTCGCCCCAGGTGCGGGCCGACACCTTCGCCGATCGCACCTGA
- a CDS encoding glycosyltransferase family 4 protein yields the protein MKIALLSDCYPPRVGGIESQVSDLAARLVGAGHEVEVFTATAGPKGECRGAIEDVPVAGGRVGVHRLAEPLLGGLPVNPLAVGEMRDRLRDGAFDVAHVHVGVVSPFAWDAARVATRLGVPTALTWHCVLDRAATGYRATGVLRRWVERGAVLSAVSSFAARQVEAAAPAGTEVAVLPNAIDLQAWAPRSLSRMIPKVRGASKGEVRLVSTLRLVPRKRPVELVEAFAAAGVADRARLEIIGDGPLRGRVAARIADLRLTGRVILRGRVDRAALLETYARADGYLAPTRLEAFGIAVLEARAAGLPIVAMGGSGVDDIVEDGVDGLLVTDDAALAAAIRRLVDDELWRSQISEHNATVPPRQSWGAVLVDVEAEYRRARASR from the coding sequence GTGAAGATCGCGCTGCTCTCCGACTGCTACCCGCCGCGCGTCGGTGGCATCGAGTCGCAGGTGAGCGACCTCGCGGCGCGGCTGGTCGGCGCCGGCCACGAGGTGGAGGTCTTCACGGCTACCGCCGGGCCGAAGGGGGAGTGCCGCGGGGCGATCGAGGACGTCCCGGTCGCGGGGGGGCGGGTGGGGGTGCACCGCCTCGCCGAGCCGCTGCTCGGGGGGCTTCCGGTCAACCCTCTCGCCGTGGGGGAGATGCGAGATCGCTTGCGGGACGGGGCGTTTGATGTCGCGCACGTGCACGTCGGCGTGGTCTCGCCTTTCGCCTGGGATGCGGCGCGGGTCGCGACGCGGCTCGGGGTGCCGACGGCCCTGACCTGGCACTGCGTGCTCGACCGTGCGGCGACCGGCTACCGCGCGACGGGGGTCCTGCGCCGGTGGGTGGAGCGGGGCGCGGTGCTGTCGGCGGTGTCGAGCTTCGCGGCGCGGCAGGTCGAGGCGGCGGCGCCGGCCGGGACCGAGGTCGCGGTGCTGCCCAACGCGATCGACCTCCAAGCGTGGGCCCCCCGCTCCCTGAGCCGCATGATCCCCAAGGTGCGAGGAGCCTCGAAGGGTGAGGTCCGACTCGTCTCCACCCTGCGCCTCGTCCCCCGCAAGCGCCCCGTCGAGCTCGTCGAGGCCTTCGCCGCGGCGGGGGTCGCCGACCGCGCCCGTCTGGAGATCATCGGCGACGGTCCGCTGCGTGGCCGGGTCGCGGCGCGCATCGCCGACCTGCGGCTCACGGGCCGGGTGATCCTGCGCGGCCGTGTCGACCGGGCCGCGCTGCTCGAGACCTACGCACGCGCCGACGGCTATCTCGCGCCGACGAGGCTCGAGGCCTTCGGCATCGCGGTGCTCGAGGCGCGCGCCGCGGGCCTCCCGATCGTGGCCATGGGCGGGTCGGGGGTCGACGACATCGTCGAAGACGGCGTCGACGGGCTGCTCGTGACAGACGACGCGGCGCTTGCCGCCGCCATCCGGCGGCTCGTCGACGACGAGCTCTGGCGGTCGCAGATCTCTGAGCACAACGCCACCGTCCCGCCACGGCAGAGCTGGGGCGCCGTGCTCGTCGACGTCGAGGCCGAGTACCGCCGAGCGAGGGCGTCCCGATGA